The following proteins are encoded in a genomic region of Bacillus horti:
- a CDS encoding CdaR family transcriptional regulator, with translation MKLSPELAQEMVHKTIPIIGTNINIMNEEAKIIGSGQADRLFQYHDGAAQAIRQQKTIEIYATDNIPVGTKPGINMPIAFQGRIIGVVGITGHPHEYRQFAQMVKVYVEMLVEQNDLLQHIQGESKAKDLLLLDFVQGRFQDEIELQNASERANVLQLNLSPPFMLILLEVSLPHSNRNQARSSVVDQTARIAHFMQQYIGKKAHARWISHIQSQLFLILFDPAKLSSYPSPWVELKEEITQLLNIWLEELPAIEGMSTSIGVSGLIPYLSHIHAAYADAQFALTAGKHRNRSLLFFDDIGLMELLYALPTQLKKEYAERTIGPVMDKEKWIASFEAFIENNLNVSHAASQLSIQRSTLLNHLKQIYIHTEKDPTNFKQLVELYLAYIFHTEEELG, from the coding sequence ATGAAGCTATCACCTGAATTGGCTCAGGAAATGGTACATAAAACGATTCCGATTATCGGAACAAATATTAATATCATGAATGAAGAAGCCAAAATCATAGGTTCTGGTCAAGCAGATCGACTTTTTCAATATCATGATGGTGCAGCCCAAGCTATTAGGCAACAAAAAACGATTGAAATCTATGCTACGGACAATATTCCTGTTGGCACGAAGCCAGGTATAAATATGCCTATTGCGTTTCAAGGCAGAATTATTGGAGTAGTAGGGATTACAGGACATCCACATGAATATAGGCAGTTTGCCCAAATGGTCAAGGTTTATGTGGAAATGCTGGTTGAACAGAATGATTTATTGCAGCATATTCAGGGAGAGTCAAAGGCCAAGGATTTGTTACTTTTAGATTTTGTTCAAGGGAGGTTTCAAGATGAGATTGAGCTACAAAATGCTTCTGAAAGAGCAAACGTGCTACAGCTAAATTTATCTCCCCCCTTTATGCTCATTCTTTTAGAGGTGTCTCTCCCACACTCAAATAGAAATCAGGCAAGGTCTTCTGTGGTTGACCAAACCGCTAGAATCGCCCATTTTATGCAGCAATATATAGGAAAAAAAGCACATGCTAGATGGATATCACACATTCAGTCTCAGCTCTTTTTAATATTATTTGACCCCGCAAAGCTTTCTAGCTATCCTTCTCCATGGGTAGAACTGAAGGAGGAAATAACTCAATTGTTAAATATATGGCTCGAGGAGCTACCTGCAATAGAAGGAATGAGCACATCTATAGGAGTAAGTGGCCTTATTCCATACCTTTCTCACATTCATGCTGCATATGCCGACGCACAATTTGCTCTTACGGCAGGAAAGCATCGCAATAGATCACTTTTGTTTTTTGATGATATTGGCCTAATGGAGCTATTATATGCTCTACCTACACAATTAAAAAAAGAATACGCTGAAAGAACGATAGGACCTGTCATGGATAAAGAGAAATGGATAGCTTCCTTTGAAGCGTTCATTGAGAATAATTTGAATGTTTCACATGCTGCTTCTCAGCTTAGTATTCAAAGATCAACCCTATTGAATCATTTAAAACAAATTTACATACATACAGAAAAAGACCCCACCAACTTTAAACAGTTGGTAGAGCTTTATTTAGCTTATATCTTTCACACAGAAGAAGAATTAGGGTAA
- a CDS encoding ABC transporter ATP-binding protein, giving the protein MSKDSILQVNDLHTYFISDHGNIPAVEGISFQVREGEILGIVGESGCGKSVTSLSIMGLVPSPPGKIVGGEILLEQNQKQVDLAQLSERKMRKIRGNEIAMIFQEPMTSLNPVYTIGNQIIEMIKIHRKISKKEASNRALAMLKQVGIPRAEQIMDEYPHQLSGGMRQRVMIAMAMSCQPKLLIADEPTTALDVTIQAQILELMKDLNREHGTAIMLITHDLGVVTEVCDRVIVMYGGRIVEEGSVRTIIKDPQHPYTKGLIKSIPKLAEKQQRLYSIPGNVPKPGSLSQGCRFAPRCEAVMDICRIQEPSLIELTPSHMCRCLLHQDIGGIQVG; this is encoded by the coding sequence TTGTCTAAAGACTCCATTTTACAAGTTAATGATTTACATACTTATTTTATTTCTGATCATGGGAATATACCTGCAGTAGAAGGGATAAGCTTTCAGGTTCGTGAAGGAGAAATCCTAGGAATTGTAGGAGAGTCAGGCTGCGGTAAAAGTGTTACCTCTCTTTCCATTATGGGCTTAGTTCCTAGTCCGCCTGGAAAAATAGTAGGTGGTGAAATCCTGCTGGAACAGAATCAAAAGCAAGTCGATCTTGCTCAATTGAGTGAAAGAAAGATGAGAAAAATCAGAGGGAACGAGATTGCTATGATTTTTCAAGAGCCAATGACCTCTCTAAATCCCGTTTATACGATTGGAAATCAAATCATTGAAATGATAAAGATACATAGGAAGATTAGCAAAAAAGAAGCCTCTAATCGGGCATTGGCCATGCTTAAACAAGTGGGAATCCCACGAGCAGAGCAAATCATGGATGAATATCCTCATCAGCTATCTGGTGGGATGCGACAAAGAGTAATGATTGCGATGGCTATGTCCTGTCAGCCCAAGCTATTAATAGCTGATGAGCCCACAACAGCATTAGATGTAACCATTCAAGCACAAATACTTGAATTAATGAAAGACTTGAACAGAGAGCATGGTACAGCTATAATGCTCATTACTCATGATTTAGGAGTGGTCACCGAGGTGTGTGACAGGGTTATTGTCATGTATGGAGGGAGAATTGTTGAGGAAGGGTCAGTACGCACAATTATAAAAGATCCACAGCATCCTTATACAAAAGGGCTTATTAAATCCATACCTAAGCTAGCTGAAAAACAGCAAAGGCTCTATTCAATACCAGGAAATGTTCCTAAGCCTGGTTCACTTTCTCAAGGCTGTAGATTCGCACCACGTTGTGAAGCAGTTATGGATATCTGTAGAATTCAGGAGCCGTCCTTAATTGAGCTAACACCTTCACATATGTGTAGGTGCTTATTACATCAGGATATCGGGGGGATTCAGGTTGGCTGA
- a CDS encoding GntP family permease produces the protein MVEGPLLILVLVLTIVFIIWGTSKLKIHPFLVLLTATFLVGFLSGMPFSTIVESINGGFGGLMTGIGLVIVLGTIIGVILEKSGAALKMAEIIIRIIGEKHPQLAMSLIGALVSIPVFCDSGYVILSSLKKAMAKKANVALASMSIALGTGLYATHTLVPPTPGPIAAAGNIGVSDYLGLVIMVGIVVAIVAMTVGFIWAKTIASKIRIEGEDDHISYEDVLKQFGKLPSAWKSFAPLVVPIFLIGLSSIVSVANYEGFGSSFIVFLGSPTVALFIGLLFSLLLLPSFQSKQLNTFVSEGIQHAAPILLITGAGGALGRALSNTSLSDLIQGISETEMLTGAFFLLIPFLIAAGLKTAQGSTTAALVVTSALVAPLLPNFGIETPLQLALVVMAIGAGGMTVSHANDSYFWVVTQFSGMQVKDAYKAHTMATLLQGIAAFLTTFVLYLLFV, from the coding sequence ATGGTTGAGGGACCACTCTTAATTCTTGTTTTAGTTCTTACAATTGTTTTTATCATATGGGGGACATCAAAACTAAAGATTCATCCTTTCCTTGTCCTTTTAACAGCCACGTTTCTAGTTGGCTTTCTATCAGGTATGCCTTTTTCCACTATTGTTGAATCCATCAATGGTGGCTTCGGTGGATTAATGACAGGCATTGGTTTAGTGATTGTTCTCGGCACAATTATTGGCGTGATCCTAGAAAAATCTGGAGCTGCTTTAAAAATGGCTGAGATCATCATTCGAATTATTGGGGAAAAACATCCACAGCTAGCCATGTCTTTAATCGGAGCTCTAGTAAGCATTCCTGTATTCTGTGATTCGGGCTATGTGATCTTATCCAGCTTAAAAAAGGCAATGGCTAAAAAAGCAAATGTTGCCCTTGCATCAATGTCAATCGCTTTGGGAACTGGTCTTTATGCTACTCATACTCTTGTTCCACCTACTCCTGGCCCAATTGCAGCAGCAGGTAATATAGGGGTATCAGATTACCTTGGATTGGTGATTATGGTCGGAATTGTAGTTGCTATTGTAGCCATGACCGTTGGCTTTATTTGGGCAAAAACAATAGCTTCAAAGATCAGAATTGAAGGAGAAGATGACCATATTTCGTACGAAGACGTATTAAAGCAATTTGGAAAGCTCCCTTCTGCCTGGAAATCCTTCGCTCCCTTAGTAGTACCTATTTTCCTTATAGGATTATCTTCTATTGTCTCTGTAGCTAACTATGAAGGGTTCGGCTCTTCATTCATTGTTTTCCTTGGTTCTCCAACAGTTGCTCTTTTTATTGGTCTTCTTTTCTCTTTGTTACTACTGCCTAGCTTTCAATCTAAGCAATTAAATACTTTTGTAAGTGAAGGTATTCAGCATGCTGCTCCTATTTTACTTATTACTGGAGCTGGGGGCGCCTTAGGGCGTGCATTGTCAAACACATCATTATCTGATTTGATTCAAGGTATTAGCGAAACGGAAATGCTGACTGGTGCATTTTTCTTGCTCATTCCGTTTCTTATTGCCGCTGGCTTAAAAACAGCACAGGGTTCAACAACAGCCGCTCTCGTTGTTACGTCTGCTCTTGTCGCTCCGTTGCTTCCTAATTTCGGCATTGAAACACCTTTGCAGCTTGCACTGGTTGTGATGGCTATAGGAGCTGGTGGAATGACCGTTTCTCACGCAAACGACAGCTACTTTTGGGTAGTGACTCAATTCAGCGGAATGCAGGTTAAGGATGCATATAAGGCACATACAATGGCTACTCTACTACAGGGAATTGCCGCTTTTCTAACAACATTTGTCTTGTATCTCTTATTCGTCTAG
- a CDS encoding glycerate kinase, translating into MNIIVAADSYKGSLSSIEVGKAIRRGMQQALPAASISVIPMADGGEGTLDAFQFLFKGETISFSCLDPRGKQHQATYGLIKEKKLAIIESALIVGLTHLKKSSTSPLETTSFGVGQCLLHAIDHGAEEIIIGLGGSGTNDGGIGLLEALGAKFYSKGSQLTHVKARHLDEIDQIDLTTLDPRVKTCTITIAADVENPLFGDHGATAVFGPQKGVTPELHDILEKGMINYASVIDPSASFSSLKGAGAAGGLGFALLLLNASIRSGAELLYDYLHLEEKLQQADLLISGEGKTDEQTMYGKAPFFLAQKAKQVDVPVIFISGSLGSGLEQLSTSVDACFSIVPKPATLEESMNKAALWVEDTAYQIGKVLSIQQK; encoded by the coding sequence ATGAATATCATCGTTGCAGCAGATTCCTACAAAGGAAGCTTAAGCTCTATTGAAGTAGGAAAAGCTATACGCCGTGGAATGCAACAGGCTCTTCCCGCAGCAAGTATTTCTGTGATTCCTATGGCTGATGGAGGAGAAGGAACTTTAGACGCTTTTCAGTTTTTATTTAAGGGCGAGACTATTTCTTTTTCCTGCCTTGATCCGAGAGGGAAGCAACATCAAGCAACCTATGGTTTGATAAAAGAGAAAAAGCTCGCCATAATTGAAAGCGCTTTAATCGTAGGCTTAACTCACCTGAAGAAATCATCCACCTCCCCACTAGAAACAACCTCTTTTGGTGTAGGACAATGTCTCCTTCACGCCATTGATCATGGTGCTGAAGAAATTATTATAGGCCTGGGAGGCTCAGGAACAAATGATGGTGGGATAGGATTATTGGAGGCTTTAGGAGCTAAATTCTATAGCAAAGGCTCACAGCTTACTCATGTCAAAGCGAGGCATTTAGATGAAATTGATCAAATTGATTTAACCACACTTGATCCGAGAGTGAAGACATGCACGATTACAATCGCTGCAGACGTAGAAAACCCACTCTTTGGAGATCATGGAGCCACTGCTGTATTTGGTCCACAGAAAGGAGTGACGCCAGAGCTACACGATATTTTAGAGAAGGGCATGATAAACTATGCTTCTGTCATTGACCCTTCCGCAAGCTTTTCTAGTTTAAAAGGAGCAGGAGCTGCTGGAGGACTTGGCTTTGCCTTGTTGCTACTAAACGCATCTATACGATCTGGCGCTGAATTGCTTTATGATTATTTACATCTTGAAGAGAAACTGCAGCAGGCAGATTTATTGATTTCTGGAGAAGGAAAAACAGATGAACAAACCATGTATGGAAAAGCTCCTTTTTTTCTAGCTCAAAAAGCTAAACAGGTAGACGTTCCCGTCATCTTTATCTCTGGTAGCCTTGGATCAGGTCTAGAACAGCTTAGCACTTCTGTTGACGCCTGCTTTTCTATTGTACCTAAGCCTGCAACGCTAGAGGAATCAATGAACAAAGCAGCTCTATGGGTGGAAGACACAGCTTATCAAATTGGAAAAGTACTTTCCATTCAGCAAAAATAA
- a CDS encoding MDR family MFS transporter: MKLIPEYPKALWILALGMLINITGASFLWPLNSIYMTQELSQTMSTAGFVLMLHAGAGVIGNLLGGFLYDRYGGKKTILYGIILATGSVFCLALFHHFLVYVGIMILLGFSNGLVFPSMYAMAGGVWPEGGRKTFNVIYVFQNVGVAIGSAIGGLVAQFSFTIVFFVNGLFYLLFLAIIWFGINERIAVQPRAEMKGIGQDNGENAIDQTQRILQRRGLISLGIISFGFLACWITYVQWQTSVSVHMQGLGMSLSSYSLLWTINGGLILLAQPFTSFLTEKVLPTVKSQLLTGIVLFFISLYILSQTEIYSGFLMAMIIMTIGEIFIWPAVPTAAQELAPKHKVGFYQGVVGSAATGGRMLGPLIGGFLFEAYNVQIMFYSMILICGIGLICFITFDWVKREKKDKDTSQAHSLP, translated from the coding sequence ATGAAGCTGATTCCTGAATATCCTAAAGCCCTATGGATTCTTGCTTTAGGTATGCTAATTAATATAACTGGGGCTTCTTTTCTGTGGCCTCTTAATTCTATTTATATGACGCAAGAGCTGAGTCAGACGATGTCTACGGCTGGTTTTGTGCTTATGCTCCATGCTGGTGCAGGTGTTATTGGTAATTTGCTAGGAGGCTTTTTGTATGATCGCTATGGCGGGAAGAAAACCATTCTATATGGAATCATACTAGCCACTGGTTCTGTATTCTGTCTAGCCCTATTCCATCACTTTTTGGTTTATGTTGGAATTATGATTTTATTAGGGTTTAGTAATGGACTTGTTTTTCCTTCCATGTATGCCATGGCAGGTGGTGTGTGGCCAGAAGGAGGAAGAAAGACCTTCAATGTGATCTACGTCTTTCAAAATGTTGGGGTAGCTATTGGATCAGCAATCGGTGGTTTGGTAGCGCAATTCTCTTTTACCATAGTATTTTTTGTAAACGGACTATTTTACTTGTTGTTTCTAGCTATTATTTGGTTTGGTATTAACGAGCGAATAGCTGTCCAGCCTAGAGCCGAAATGAAGGGAATCGGACAGGACAACGGGGAAAACGCCATAGACCAAACCCAACGCATTTTACAAAGACGTGGTCTTATATCTCTAGGTATTATTAGCTTTGGTTTCTTAGCGTGTTGGATTACGTATGTACAGTGGCAAACAAGTGTCTCTGTACACATGCAAGGTTTAGGAATGTCCTTATCCTCCTACAGCCTACTTTGGACTATTAATGGGGGACTGATTTTACTCGCTCAGCCTTTCACGTCTTTTTTAACTGAGAAAGTATTACCAACTGTAAAATCTCAGCTACTTACAGGTATTGTCCTATTCTTTATTTCTTTATATATCTTAAGTCAGACAGAAATCTATTCTGGCTTCCTTATGGCCATGATTATTATGACCATTGGTGAGATTTTCATTTGGCCAGCTGTTCCAACCGCCGCGCAAGAGCTTGCTCCGAAGCATAAGGTGGGCTTTTATCAAGGGGTTGTTGGAAGTGCTGCTACTGGTGGAAGAATGCTCGGTCCATTAATTGGTGGCTTTTTGTTCGAGGCATACAACGTTCAAATCATGTTCTATAGTATGATACTAATATGTGGAATTGGTCTAATTTGTTTTATCACGTTTGATTGGGTGAAAAGAGAGAAGAAGGATAAGGACACTAGCCAAGCACACTCTTTACCCTAA